The proteins below come from a single Triticum aestivum cultivar Chinese Spring chromosome 5D, IWGSC CS RefSeq v2.1, whole genome shotgun sequence genomic window:
- the LOC123123767 gene encoding uncharacterized protein has translation MAAAGHRTPLPLPLLFLLLLAAVALLAAVAAADDAKPTILTPVAKTPVGSFEGDKPGDDAMDDEDAAPVGSPLGTTMTEPKPEQSTPGAAGGDAPAPSAASSLAARLGGAVAVVAAAAGVLAF, from the coding sequence ATGGCCGCCGCCGGGCACCggacgccgctgccgctgccgctgctcttcctcctcctcctcgccgccgtcgcgctgctcgcggcggtggccgcggcggacGACGCCAAGCCGACCATCCTGACCCCGGTGGCCAAGACCCCCGTGGGGTCCTTCGAGGGCGACAAGCCGGGGGACGACGCCATGGACGACGAGGACGCCGCGCCCGTCGGCTCCCCCCTCGGCACCACCATGACCGAGCCCAAACCGGAGCAGTCCACGCCCGGCGCCGCCGGGGGCGACGCGCCAGcgcccagcgccgcctcctccctcgcggCCCGCCTCGGcggcgccgtcgccgtggtcgcagCGGCCGCCGGCGTCCTCGCCTTCTAA
- the LOC123123766 gene encoding inner membrane protein PPF-1, chloroplastic, whose translation MAAPSLHLLLPRHPQALLALPPPPPRASPSVLALPRFPLPARRRGRAVAALGWGGGGGIEDVGQLFSRVEAFLYTVADAAVAAAPGVAADGGAKEAAAAGDWFAGITGSMETVLKVLKDGLLTLHVPYPYGFAIILLTVLIKGATFPLTKKQVESALAMRSLQPQVKAIQERHAGDQERIQLETAHLYKLSGVDPLAGCLPTLVTIPVWIGLYKALSNVANEGLLTEGFFWIPSLAGPTTIAARESGQGISWLFPFTDGHPPLGWSDTMAYLVLPILLVISQYLSAQIMQSSQSNDPSQQGAQAAVKFLPLLIGYFALSVPSGLSLYWLTNNVLSSAQQVWLQKLGGAKNPVQEYIDKLAREESTNVGKYEPADKSEVLPKAGKPQPGQVPKPSEPQRGGRFKKLMEEESRRKQLVEQAKQTEEASVDSFAIDGKQDFDSSAPDTKDEQEESHENEPISASSNGGLSHDTHEATPNRNTEEGTIQEATDADSHSSVSNAASPSDNRLRGQDEDGKDAE comes from the exons ATGGCGGCTCccagcctccacctcctcctcccgcgccaCCCCCAGGCCCTGctcgccctgccgccgccgccgccgcgggcctcGCCCTCCGTGCTAGCCTTGCCCCGCTTTCCCCTCCCCGCGCGGCGCCGGGGCCGGGCCGTCGCGGCGCTCGGGTGGGGAGGGGGCGGAGGGATCGAGGACGTCGGCCAGCTATTCAGCCGCGTCGAGGCGTTCCTCTACACCGTCGCCGACGCCGCGGTGGCGGCCGCCCCGGGGGTCGCGGCGGACGGCggggccaaggaggccgccgcggccggGGACTGGTTCGCCGGGATCACCGGCTCCATGGAGACCGTGCTCAAG GTTCTGAAAGATGGTCTTTTGACTCTTCATGTTCCTTATCCATATGGTTTCGCGATCATCCTCCTGACGGTTCTGATTAAGGGGGCCACTTTTCCTCTTACAAAGAAGCAG GTCGAATCTGCACTTGCAATGAGGTCACTTCAACCTCAAGTGAAGGCTATTCAGGAACGACATGCTGGGGATCAG GAAAGGATACAACTCGAAACTGCCCATTTATATAAGTTGTCTGGCGTTGATCCACTTGCAG GGTGCTTGCCTACTCTTGTAACAATACCAGTCTGGATTGGTCTATACAAAGCTCTCTCCAATGTAGCTAATGAG GGACTTCTTACGGAAGGCTTTTTTTGGATACCTTCTTTGGCTGGTCCAACAACAATTGCTGCTCGAGAAAGTGGCCAAGGAATATCCTGGCTTTTTCCATTTACG GACGGACATCCACCACTTGGTTGGTCGGACACTATGGCATACCTTGTTCTACCAATTCTTCTGGTTATTTCGCAATACTTATCTGCTCAGATAATGCAATCATCACAG AGCAATGATCCTAGCCAGCAAGGTGCACAAGCTGCAGTGAAGTTCCTGCCTTTGCTAATTGGTTATTTTGCTCTTTCTGTTCCTTCTGGATTGAGTCTATATTG GCTTACAAATAATGTCCTTAGCAGTGCACAACAAGTGTGGCTTCAAAAGCTTGGAGGTGCCAAAAATCCTGTCCAAGAATATATTGACAAGCTTGCTAGAGAGGAATCAACTAATGTTGGAAAGTATGAACCTGCTGATAAGAGTGAGGTTCTCCCAAAAGCTGGTAAACCCCAGCCTGGTCAAGTGCCAAAACCAAGCGAACCGCAGCGCGGTGGAAG GTTTAAGAAATTAATGGAAGAAGAGTCAAGGAGAAAACAACTTGTGGAACAAGCAAAGCAAACAGAAGAGGCAAGCGTAGACTCTTTTGCCATTGATGGGAAACAGGATTTTGACAGCTCTGCTCCAGACACCAAAGATGAGCAG GAGGAATCCCATGAAAATGAACCGATTTCAGCTAGTAGCAATGGCGGACTTAGCCATGATACACACGAAGCAACCCCAAACAGAAACACGGAAGAg GGAACAATTCAGGAAGCGACCGACGCCGACAGCCATTCTTCAGTAAGCAATGCTGCTTCCCCCTCCGACAATAGATTGAGAGGCCAAGATGAGGATGGTAAAGACGCAGAATAG
- the LOC123126153 gene encoding probable polyamine transporter At3g13620, which produces MHIYKLRSAGNGCRKQVQVQPLLPTPRSTYPRSSVPGMTPEIKNLDGDKADDGGGAAAVAPGAGHGHGHGKGAKNKLSLVPLIFLIFFEVAGGPYGAEPAVQSAGPLYALLGFLIFPFIWAIPEALVTAELSTAMPGNGGFVVWADRAFGPVSGSLMGTWKYVSGAINGAAFPALCADYLARVVPAVAGGGARVATIVTFNVALSLLNYTGLSVVGWSAVALGVASLSPFVLMTGVALPKIRPHRWGATAGDKDWKLFFNTLFWNLNYWDSVSTMAGEVENPGKTFPTALMASVGMTSLGYLLPLMAATGAIDAPPEQWGNGFFADAAGMIASDWLKYWIEVGAVLSSIGLYSATLSSAAFQLLGMADLGLLPCVFALRAPIFNTPWVSIVVTSLITLGMSFFSFNNIVTAANFLYSLGMLLEFATFIWLRIKRPEMSRPYRVPLRLPGIVVLCLVPSGFLVFVMAIAGWKAYAISAIFTAAGLGVYYLMKFCKARGFLKFGTVDGEGLMYERHQESANVGV; this is translated from the exons atgcatatatataaACTCAGATCGGCCGGCAATGGCTGCCGGAAGCAAGTCCAAGTCCAACCTCTTCTCCCGACTCCACGGAGCACGTATCCACGGTCGTCAGTTCCGGGAATGACTCCAGAAATCAAGAATCTCGACGGCGACAAGGCCGATGACGGCggtggagcagcagcagtagcaccaGGAGCCGGCCATGGCCATGGGCATGGCAAGGGCGCCAAGAACAAGCTGTCCCTGGTACCGCtcatcttcctcatcttcttcgAGGTGGCCGGCGGGCCGTACGGCGCCGAGCCGGCGGTGCAGTCGGCGGGGCCGCTCTACGCGCTGCTCGGCTTCCTCATCTTCCCCTTCATCTGGGCCATCCCGGAGGCCCTCGTCACGGCCGAGCTCTCCACCGCGATGCCCGGGAACGGCGGCTTCGTGGTGTGGGCGGACCGCGCGTTCGGCCCCGTCTCCGGCTCCCTCATGGGCACCTGGAAGTACGTGTCGGGGGCCATCAACGGCGCCGCCTTCCCGGCGCTGTGCGCCGACTACCTGGCCCGCGTCGTCCCCGCCGTggccggcggcggcgcacgggtgGCCACCATCGTCACCTTCAACGTCGCGCTCTCCCTGCTCAACTACACCGGCCTCAGCGTCGTCGGGTGGTCCGCCGTGGCGCTCGGGGTCGCCTCCCTGTCGCCGTTCGTGCTCATGACCGGCGTCGCGCTGCCCAAGATCCGGCCGCACAGGTGGGGGGCCACCGCCGGCGACAAGGACTGGAAGCTCTTCTTCAACACCCTCTTCTGGAACCTCAACTACTGGGACAGCGTCAGCACCATGGCCGGCGAGGTGGAGAACCCCGGCAAGACGTTCCCGACGGCGCTCATGGCGTCCGTGGGCATGACGTCCCTCGGGTACCTGCTGCCGCTCATGGCGGCCACCGGCGCCATCGACGCGCCGCCGGAGCAGTGGGGGAACGGCTTCTTCGCCGACGCCGCGG GCATGATCGCCAGCGACTGGCTCAAGTATTGGATCGAGGTGGGCGCGGTGCTCTCCTCCATCGGCCTCTACTCGGCTACACTAAGCAGTGCGGCATTCCAGCTGCTTGGAATGGCGGACCTGGGACTACTCCCTTGCGTCTTCGCCCTACGCGCCCCAATCTTTAATACTCCATGGGTCAGCATCGTGGTCACTAGCCTCATCACCCTCGGCATGTCCTTCTTCAGCTTCAACAACATTGTGACCGCTGCCAACTTCCTCTATAGCCTTGGCATGCTCCTCGAGTTTGCCACATTCATCTGGCTCCGAATCAAGCGGCCCGAGATGTCGCGCCCCTACCGGGTGCCACTCCGACTCCCAGGCATTGTCGTCCTGTGTCTCGTCCCCTCGGGGTTCCTTGTCTTCGTCATGGCCATCGCCGGTTGGAAGGCGTATGCCATCAGCGCCATCTTCACTGCGGCAGGCCTTGGGGTCTATTACCTCATGAAGTTCTGTAAGGCAAGGGGGTTCCTCAAGTTTGGCACCGTCGATGGCGAGGGTTTGATGTATGAGCGTCACCAGGAGAGTGCAAATGTTGGTGTCTGA
- the LOC123123768 gene encoding ER lumen protein-retaining receptor yields the protein MNLFRLAGDMTHLVSVVVLLLKIHTIKSCAGISLKTQELYALVFAARYLDLFVHFVSLYNTVMKLVFLASSFSIVWYMRKHKIVRRTYDREHDTFRHHFIVLPCLVLALLINERFTFREVMWAFSIYLEAVAILPQLVLLQRTRNIDNLTGQYVFFLGAYRVLYILNWIYRYFTEPHFVHWISWIAGIVQTMLYADFFYYYIISWKNNVKLELPA from the exons ATGAATCTGTTTCGGCTCGCCGGGGACATGACCCACCTCGTCAGCGTGGTGGTGCTGCTCCTCAAGATCCACACCATCAAGTCGTGCGCAG GCATATCTCTGAAGACGCAGGAGCTATACGCACTAGTTTTTGCAGCTCGCTACCTGGATCTGTTTGTGCATTTTGTATCTTTGTATAACACCGTCATGAAGCTGGTCTTCCTGGCGAGCTCTTTCTCAATAGTTTGGTACATGAGGAAGCATAAGATCGTGCGTAGGACCTATGACAGGGAGCACGACACCTTTCGCCATCATTTCATAGTGCTGCCATGTTTGGTTCTGGCTCTCCTCATCAATGAGAGATTTACCTTTAGAGAG GTAATGTGGGCATTCTCCATTTACTTGGAAGCCGTAGCAATTCTGCCTCAACTTGTGTTGCTACAGCGCACAAGGAATATTGACAACTTGACTGGCCAATATGTCTTTTTCTTGGG TGCCTACCGCGTACTTTATATCCTCAACTGGATTTACCGATACTTCACTGAGCCCCATTTTGTTCACTGGATAA GCTGGATTGCGGGTATCGTGCAGACTATGCTGTATGCTGACTTCTTCTACTATTACATAATAAG CTGGAAGAACAACGTGAAGCTAGAGCTACCAGCCTGA